The proteins below come from a single Parageobacillus toebii NBRC 107807 genomic window:
- a CDS encoding NERD domain-containing protein, which translates to MGLFYTLLLLLLLVLLARWIKSKEAEWIGSYGEYKVRKAIKNIEATSSGKYKAFHNLYIPKQDGSTSQIDHIILSDQGLFVIETKNYSGWIFGDETSKYWTQVIYKRKEKFLNPILQNKGHIKALRGWLGEEFAHIPMHSVVVFLPRVKFKSNAHFAHAYVVYPKQLKQVLEQHQTKVIDRETKQRLAQKLETVLAKDKTQEKEMKKWHMQAIRTKQKQTEQHIQQNRCPKCGGVLIVRKGKYGTFKGCNNYPKCKFTQSIG; encoded by the coding sequence ATGGGTCTTTTCTATACATTGCTTCTTTTGCTCTTGCTTGTTTTGCTGGCAAGATGGATCAAGTCGAAAGAAGCAGAATGGATTGGATCGTATGGAGAATATAAAGTCCGTAAAGCAATTAAAAATATAGAAGCAACATCATCTGGAAAATACAAAGCTTTTCATAACCTGTATATTCCAAAACAAGACGGTTCAACTTCGCAAATTGATCATATTATCCTTTCCGATCAAGGACTGTTTGTCATCGAAACGAAAAATTACAGCGGCTGGATTTTCGGAGATGAAACGTCAAAATATTGGACGCAAGTCATTTATAAACGAAAAGAAAAATTTCTTAATCCTATTTTGCAGAACAAAGGGCATATCAAGGCGTTAAGAGGCTGGCTTGGGGAGGAGTTTGCGCATATTCCGATGCACTCGGTTGTCGTGTTTTTGCCGCGGGTAAAGTTTAAATCAAATGCTCATTTTGCCCATGCTTATGTGGTTTATCCGAAACAATTGAAACAAGTGCTCGAGCAACACCAAACAAAAGTGATCGATAGGGAAACAAAGCAACGTTTAGCTCAAAAATTAGAAACAGTGCTTGCCAAAGATAAGACACAAGAAAAAGAAATGAAAAAGTGGCACATGCAAGCGATTCGAACGAAGCAAAAGCAGACGGAACAACATATACAGCAAAACCGTTGTCCAAAATGTGGCGGTGTTCTAATCGTTCGGAAAGGGAAATACGGAACATTTAAAGGTTGCAATAATTATCCGAAATGCAAGTTTACGCAGTCGATTGGCTGA